The Amycolatopsis sp. QT-25 genomic sequence TGCTCGACGAGGTCGAGGACCTGGAGAACCGGGCGCGCCGCCGGGACATCCTGGTCGACGACGAGACACTGTTCGAGTTCTACGACCAGCGTGTCCCGGCCGACGTCGTCTCCGCGCGGCATTTCGACAGCTGGTGGAAGAAGGCGCGGCACACCGAGCCCGACTTGCTGAGCTTCGAGAAGACGATGCTCATCAACGAGACCGCGGGCGGCGTCCGCGAGGCCGACTACCCCGACTTCTGGACCCAGGGCAACCAGACCTTCGAACTCACGTACCAGTTCGAGCCGGGCGCGGACGCCGACGGCGTCACCGTGCACATCCCGCTGCCGGTGCTGAACCAGGTCACGCCGGACGGTTTCGACTGGCAGGTCCCCGGCCTGCGCGAAGAACTGGTGACGCAGCTGATCAAGTCGCTGCCCAAGGCGATCCGGCGCAATTTCGTGCCGGCGCCCGACCACGCGAAACTGGTGCTGTCGCGGGTCGGCCCGGCCGACGGGCCGCTGCTGCACGCGGTCGCCGACGAGCTGGAAGCGTTGCGCGGGGTGGTGATCCCCGACGACGCCTGGCAGCTCTCCGCGGTTCCCGAACATCTGAAGATGACCTTCCGCGTGGTCGACGTCCGCGGCAAGAAGGTGTCCGAGGGCAAGGACATCGAGGCACTCAAACGAGACTTGAGCGGCCAGGTGCGCGCGACGATCTCGAAGGCCGCCGACAGCATCGAGCGCCAGGGCCTGACGACGCCCGCGTTCGGCGAGCTGCCCAAGGTGTTCGCGAGCAAGCAGCGCGGGCACGACGTCAAGGCGTATCCGGCGCTGGTGGACGAAGGCGGCACGGTCGCGGTGCGGCTGCTGGACACGCCGGGACAGCAGGAACAGTCGATGTGGGCGGGCACCCGGCGGATGCTGCGGCTGAACCTGCCGTCACCGATGAAGTTCATCACCCGCAACCTCGGCAACTCGTCGAAACTCGTGCTGAACCGGAATCCCCACGGCTCCGTGTCGGCCCTGCTCGAAGACTGCGTCGACTGCGCCGTCGACAAGCTCGTGGCCGACAACGGCGGGCCGCGCTGGGACGAGGCCGGATTCGCCGTCCTGCTGGAGAAGGTGCGTGCCGGACTGAATCCCGGGGTGCTCGACGTGCTGACCGACGTCGAGAAGATCCTGCGCGCGGCCAACGACGTCGAAACGCGGCTGGCCGACACCCGCGGCCCGGCGGATTCCCTCGCCGACATCCGTGCGCAGCTGGACGGCTTGGTGCACAACGGTTTCGTCACCGAAACCGGGCAGGACCGGCTGAAGCACGTCGTCCGGTACCTGCGGGGGATCGAACGACGGCTGGAGAAACTCCCGACCGAGCCCACACGCGACATCCAGCGCACGGGCGACATCGCCTGGCTCCGCACCGAATACCGGACGGCGCTGGACGCGCTGCCGCCGGGGACTTCCTCGCCCGCGTTGCGGGAGATCCGGTGGATGATCGAGGAGCTGCGGGTCAGCTTCTTCGCCCAGACGCTGGGCACCGCCCACCCCGTCTCCCTGAAGCGAGTCATCAAGGCCCTGGACGACGCCACCGCCGCCCGCAATTAGTCACCTACTTGCGCCGCGTACCAGGCACGCGAGGGGCTCGATCGCCGCAAGTAGGTGACTAATTGCGACGTGACTCGCGTGACTGGCGACGTAACTCGCGTGACTGGGGACGTAACTCGCGTGACTGGCGGCGTGACTCGCGTGATCGGGGGCGTAACTAGCGTGATCGGGGGCGTGACTCGCGTGATCGGGGGCGTAAGTCACTTGGCGTCGGCGTAGGTGTCCACGGCGGCGATGTGCAGGGGGAACCGGACCGGGCAGGCGGGACCGAACATCATCCGCGCCGCCTCGCTCATGCTGTCCACGATGGACCGCGAGACCTCGTCGGCGAACTCGGCCGGGGTGTGCACCAGGACCTCGTCGTGCTGGAAGAACACCAGGTGCGCGGGGGCGGGGAGTTTGCTTCGCAGGGTCGCCAGCAGGATCGCGGTCATGTCCGCGGCGCTCGCCTGCACGACGAAGTTGCGGGTGAACCGGCCCCAGTTGCGCGACGCCTGCCGCGCCTTCAGCTCACCGGCCTCGTCCGCCGCGACCCCGCCGGTCAGCGCGCGCCAGGCTTCCGACGGCGCGGGTGACGTCCGGCCCAGCCGGGAGCGGACGCGCTCACCGCGTTCCCCGGCCTGCGCGGCTCGCTCCACATAGGACACCGCGTCGGGGAACCTGGCCCGCAGCAACGCCAGCAGAGGTCCCGCCTCGCCGGAGGTGCCCCCGTACATCGCGGACAGCATCGCGATCTTCGCGCGGTCTCGGTCGTCCCTGTCGTCCCACGCCGGCACCGGCACGCGGCGCACTCCGGAGAACATCGCCTCGGCGAGGCTGGCGTACAGATCCGTGGCCGCGGCGACGTCGGCCAGTTTCCGGTCCCCGGACAACGCCGTCAGCACCCTCGGCTCAAGCTGGGCGGCGTCGGCGACCACCAGTTTCCAGCCCGGATCGGCCCGGACGCAGGTCCGCAGGATCTTCGGGATCTGCAGCGCGCCGCCGCCCCGGCTCGCCCACCGGCCGGAAACGACCCCGCCGACGATGTAATGCGGGCGGAACCGGCCGTCGTGCACCCACTCGTCGAGCCACGTCCAGCCATTGGCCGAATGCAGGCGTGAAAGCTCCTTGTACTCCAGCAGCGGCGGGACGGCGGGGTGGTCGATGTCGCGCAGCAGGTACTTCCTGGCCGACGAGACCTCGATGCCCTCCCGCCCGAGTGCCCGGACGACGCTGGCCGGGGCGTCCGGATTGACCGGGCGCCCGCCGAACGCGTCGCTGATCTTCGCCGCCAGCTCGACCAGCCGCTTCGGCCGGTGCCCGGCGGGGACGCGAGGGCCGAGCTGGTCGGCGAGCAGTTCGAGGTGCAGGTCCGCCCGCCACGGCAGCCCGTCGGCCGACATCTCCGCGGCCGCCAGCGCGCTCGCCGACTCCGCCGCGAACAGCAGCCGAAGCCGTTCCGGGTGCTCGGTGACGGCGACCCGCTTCTCCTGCTCGGCCAGCACGCGGCGGGCCGCGTCGAGCATCGTGACGCCGGAGGGCAGCTGCGGGCCGCGGGTCTCGAACAGCGTCGGCTGGTCGTCCTCGGCCCAGAGCGGCGGCTCGTCGGCGGGCGGCTCCTGGCCGTTCGCCCTGGCCAGCGCGGCAGGCAGGCTCCGCGGCTCCTGTGGGCGGCCTTCGTGCGCCAGCAGCAAGCCCTCGGTCAGCGCCAGGTCATGACAGCGCCGCACCCGGACGCCCGCCTTGATCAACGCCGGGTACGTCCCTTCGACCGACGGGACCACCCAACGGGGTGAGTGCTCCGTCTCCAGGCTCCGTACCTCGTCGACGAACTGCGGGAGCGTCAGGCCCCGTCGCGGCGGCTGCCCGGAAAGAGCGATCGCGAAGTCGCCATCCTCCTCTCGACCTGCGATCGCCTGCACACTCACATTGTGGTGGTTCCCTCCGACATTTCTGTCACCAGACGGTTAATGCGCCTGCGCTATCGGTCGGCTACTGTCGAGTAGCAACTTCATACCGCCGGTACGCGAACCGCCGGCGGCATGGTGTCTCGCCGCAGCAGCAACGGAGGTGCCCGGATGAGAAACCCCACCGGCCTCGCCACCCTGGTGGCGGGCAAGGTGACCGAGACCGTGCGCAGTATCGACGTGATGCGCCAAGCGGGCCTGCTCCCGATCCCGCGGGTCGACGAGGGCCTGCGGTCGCTGGTCATGGTGCGGAAGTGGGGTCCGTTCGCCGGGGCGAACATGATCGCCGCCCGCCGGGACCCGACCGCGACCGGCATCATCGACGAGCTCGGCCCGCTGACCTTCAAGCAGCTCGACACGCAGTCGAACGCGCTGGCCAGGGCGTGGTCCGAACGCGGGCTCGGCCCGGGCTCGGTGATCGCCGCGTTGTGCCGGGACCACCGGGGGCTCGTGCTGACGATGCTCGCCTCGGGCAAACTCGGCGCCAAGCTGCTGCTGATGAACACCGGGTTCGCCAAACCGCAGCTCTCGGACGTCGCGAAGCGCGAAGGTGTCACGGCGCTCGTGTACGACCAGGAGTTCACCGACCTGCTGGACGCGATCGAGGGCGACGTCGACCACTACCTCGCGTGGGTCGATTCGGACGCCGAGCTCTCCGGGCACGAGATCCCGATCGTCACCGAACTGGTCGCCGGCACCGACGACCGGCCGTGGCCCGCGCCCGCGAAGCCGGGCGGCTTCATCCTGCTGACCAGCGGCACCACCGGGACGCCGAAGGGCGCGCCGCGGCCGCACACCTCCGCGCTCGCCTCCGCGCAGTTCCTCGACCGCATCCCGCTGCGGACCGGCGAGGCGACCTACATGGGCGCGCCGCTGTTCCACGGCACCGGGTTGTCGCAGTTCATCCTGTCCTTCGCGCTCGGTTCGAAGGTCGTCATGCGGCGCAAGTTCGTGCCGGAGGAGACGCTGCGCGGCGTCGCGGAGAACCGCTGCACCACGCTCGTCCTCGTGCCGACGATGCTGCAACGGATCGTCGACCTGCCCGAGGAGATCCGCGCCAAGTACGACACCTCGTGCCTGCGGATCATCTTCGTCGCAGGCTCCGCGCTCTCCCCGGATCTCGGGAACCGCGCGACCGCCGCGTTCGGCAACGTCGTGCACAACCTCTACGGCTCCACCGAGGTCGCGGTCGCCACGGTCGCGACGCCCGAGGACTGGCGCAAGGCGCCGGGCACGGTCGGCCGCGCGCCGGTGGGCTGCAAGGTCGCGCTGTACGACGAAAAGGGCCGCAAGATCACCGAGCCGCAGGTCACCGGCCGGGTCTTCGTCGGCAGCGGGCTGAGCTTCCAGGGCTACACCGACGGGCGTAACAAGGAGATCATCGACGGGCTGCTCTCCAGCGGCGACGTCGGCCACTTCGACGAGGACGGCCTGCTGTTCATCGACGGCCGCGACGACGAAATGATCGTCTCCGGCGGCGAGAACGTCTTCCCGATCGAGGTGGAGAACCTCCTGGTCGAACGCGAGGACGTACTCGAAGCGGCGGTCGTCGGCGTCGACGACCCCGAGTTCGGGCAACGGCTGAAGGCGTTCGTGGTGCGGGCCGAGAAGTCGGATCTGGACGTCGAAGGCGTGCGCGAATACGTCAGGGCCAACCTCGCCCGCTACAAGGTGCCGCGCGACGTGGAATTCCTCGACGAGCTACCGCGCAACGCGACCGGGAAGGTCCTGCGCAACAAGCTGCATTAGTACTCCCAGTCGATGCCGAAGATGCCGGGGCCGAAGTCGAGCGCGACGGCGTGGACGCCGTTGCCCCCGTCCGGTTTCAATTCCTTCCGGTCCATCGGCGACGTGCCTTGCCCGGCGTATTGCCGGCACTTTACCGGGACGGAGTCCGGATCGAACCGGACCTCCAGCAGGTATTCGCGTACCGGGCGCCGGAACTCGCGGTAATGCGTGTTCCGGCATTCCGGATACGGCGGCCCGGGATTGGTGAGCGAGTACTCGATCAGGTGCGTCTCACCGCGGTCGATGGGCCGGTCGAAGAGCAGTTCGGCCACCGTCAGCCCGTGCTCGTCGTCGACTTCGGCGCGGCCGACGTGGCAGTTGCGCAGCGTGTTCAGCACCGGCGGCCCGGCCTCCGGATCGCCCTGGGCGTAGACCAGCAGCCAGCGGTCCTGCCCGTCCGCGCCCGCCTGGAACACCGCCCGCGCGGTCACCGCGCGCTGCCCGCCGTCCTCGGCGATCTCGCACAGATCGTGCAGGCCGACCAGTTTCAGCTGATGGTGTTGTTCGAGCGCGTGGGGCGCGCCGACCTTCGCCAACAACGCCTGGAGTGCTTCGAGGGGGAAGGTCAGCGGCTGCTCGGTGGTGGCCCGGCTGCGGCGTGACGAGGCCCCGCGCGGCCGAGGCGGCGCCAACAGGGTGAGCAGCGAACCGGCGGGGAGCGCCAAGACCTCTTCGAGGACCCGGACGGCGGACAGCGAACTCTGCCGCTCCGGCTGACGTTTGCCCGATTGCCAGTAGCTCAGCGCGGTCACGCTCACCGACGCGCCACGTGTGCGAAGCCGGGCTTGGATACGGTCGAGACTCAGACCACTGGTGGCGATGGCCGAGCGCAACGCGATGGCGAACGCGGTGCGCGGCTGTTCTTCCTCGTCCGTGGTCACTCGGTCCGCCGCGCTCCCCGCCACCATATGCCGCCCGACCGCCCCCGTCTGCCGTTTCCCGCCACCGCCGGTTGATAACAACACGAACAACTTTAACAGTCAGGGGTAACGCTTCAGGAGCACGTTCTGCCAGGGGAGAACGACCACTCGGACGAGCACGACTACTCCCGGTGGCCTAGTTCTGGTAACTGGGAATCCTTGCCCGGCTCCGGCGCACCGGCTTGCATGGCTATCCACAACGATCATCCTCCCGGGTGATCCGCATGGTGCGGCAGGAAGGGATCCCGTGAGCAAGTCCCGGAAGAACCCGAAGTCCCGAAAGACCCGTAGCGGCCTGGTGGCGGGAGTCGCCGTGGGAGTGACCGCGGCGGTCGCCACGTTCGGCGCGGGTGCCGCCCACGCCGACCAGCAGGGCGAGATCCGCGGGGCGGGCGCGGCCGACGCGATCGGCGGCAGCTACCTCGTCGTCCTCGAGCCCACCGCGGTCGGCCAGGGCGTGGCCGCGGCGAGCGAGGTCACCGCGAACGTGGCCGCCAAGGCGCAAGGACTCACCGGTCAGTACGGCACCACGCTGTCCCGCACGTTCGGCTCGGCGCTGAACGGCTTCTCGATCAAGGCCGACGAGGGCGCCGCGAAGCGGCTCGCCGCCGACCCGCGGGTCGCCTACGTCGTCCAGAACAAGACGATCAAGATCAGCGAGACCCAGGACAACCCGCCGTCGTGGGGACTGGACCGGGTCGACCAGGCCGACCTGCCGCTCGACGACAAGTACACCTACCCGACGAAGGCCGACAACGTCACCGCCTACGTCATCGACACCGGTGTGCGCGGCTCGCACGCCACCTTCGGTGACCGCGCGGCCGGCGGCAAGGATTTCGTCGACAACGACGACACCCCCGACGACGAACACGGTCATGGCACGCACGTCGCCGGCACCATCGGCGGCACCGAGTACGGCCTGGCCAAGGGCGTCAAGATCGTCGGCGTCCGCGTACTGGACGCCAACGGCAGCGGCACCACCGAAGGTGTCGTCGCCGGTGTCGACTGGGTCGCGGCGAACGCCAAGGGCCCGTCGGTCGCCAACATGAGCCTGGGCGGCGGGGCGGACGACGCCCTGGACGCGGCGGTCAAGGGCGCCATCGACAAGGGCGTGACCTTCGCGCTCGCGGCGGGCAACGAGTCCTCCGACGCGGGCACCACTTCGCCCGCCAGGGTGAAGGAGGCCATCACGGTGGCCGCCAGCGACAAGACCGACAGGCAGGCGAGCTTCTCGAACTACGGTCCGGTCGTGGACCTGTACGCGCCGGGTGTCGACATCACCTCGTCGTGGGCGAGCGGTGACGACGCCGAGAACACCATCAGCGGTACCTCGATGGCCGCGCCGCACGTCGCGGGTGCCGCCGCGCTGTACCTCTCGGCGCACCCCGACGCCACTCCGGCCCAGGTCGCCGAAGGTCTGGTCGCCGCGGCCGCCGACGGCAAGATCGGCAACCCGACCGGTGGCACGGCGAACAAGCTGCTTCAGGTCGGGTGAAGCCCTTCCGGACAGGCTGCCCCCGGCGAACTCCAGGCGCCGGGGGCAGCCACCTGTCCGAGGGGTTCCAGCCTTGTTACCAACCGGTAAGCTCCCCTCATGGTCCTGCGGAAGAACATCCTGATCACCGGGGCGAGCTCCGGACTCGGCGAGGGAATGGCCAGGCAGTACGCCGCCAGAGGCCGCGACCTGGCGTTGGCCGCCCGCCGTGTCGACCGGCTGGAAGCCCTCGCCGCGGAACTCAAGAAGGCCTATCCCGGCATCAGGGTGGTCACCCGGAAGCTGGACGTGAACGACCACGACCAGGTCTTCGCCGTCTTCGAGGAGTTCCGCGAGGAGCTCGGCTCCCTCGATCGCGTGATCGTGAACGCGGGGCTCGGCAAGGGGC encodes the following:
- a CDS encoding bifunctional 3'-5' exonuclease/DNA polymerase, which gives rise to MSVQAIAGREEDGDFAIALSGQPPRRGLTLPQFVDEVRSLETEHSPRWVVPSVEGTYPALIKAGVRVRRCHDLALTEGLLLAHEGRPQEPRSLPAALARANGQEPPADEPPLWAEDDQPTLFETRGPQLPSGVTMLDAARRVLAEQEKRVAVTEHPERLRLLFAAESASALAAAEMSADGLPWRADLHLELLADQLGPRVPAGHRPKRLVELAAKISDAFGGRPVNPDAPASVVRALGREGIEVSSARKYLLRDIDHPAVPPLLEYKELSRLHSANGWTWLDEWVHDGRFRPHYIVGGVVSGRWASRGGGALQIPKILRTCVRADPGWKLVVADAAQLEPRVLTALSGDRKLADVAAATDLYASLAEAMFSGVRRVPVPAWDDRDDRDRAKIAMLSAMYGGTSGEAGPLLALLRARFPDAVSYVERAAQAGERGERVRSRLGRTSPAPSEAWRALTGGVAADEAGELKARQASRNWGRFTRNFVVQASAADMTAILLATLRSKLPAPAHLVFFQHDEVLVHTPAEFADEVSRSIVDSMSEAARMMFGPACPVRFPLHIAAVDTYADAK
- a CDS encoding acyl-CoA synthetase; protein product: MRNPTGLATLVAGKVTETVRSIDVMRQAGLLPIPRVDEGLRSLVMVRKWGPFAGANMIAARRDPTATGIIDELGPLTFKQLDTQSNALARAWSERGLGPGSVIAALCRDHRGLVLTMLASGKLGAKLLLMNTGFAKPQLSDVAKREGVTALVYDQEFTDLLDAIEGDVDHYLAWVDSDAELSGHEIPIVTELVAGTDDRPWPAPAKPGGFILLTSGTTGTPKGAPRPHTSALASAQFLDRIPLRTGEATYMGAPLFHGTGLSQFILSFALGSKVVMRRKFVPEETLRGVAENRCTTLVLVPTMLQRIVDLPEEIRAKYDTSCLRIIFVAGSALSPDLGNRATAAFGNVVHNLYGSTEVAVATVATPEDWRKAPGTVGRAPVGCKVALYDEKGRKITEPQVTGRVFVGSGLSFQGYTDGRNKEIIDGLLSSGDVGHFDEDGLLFIDGRDDEMIVSGGENVFPIEVENLLVEREDVLEAAVVGVDDPEFGQRLKAFVVRAEKSDLDVEGVREYVRANLARYKVPRDVEFLDELPRNATGKVLRNKLH
- a CDS encoding S8 family peptidase — translated: MSKSRKNPKSRKTRSGLVAGVAVGVTAAVATFGAGAAHADQQGEIRGAGAADAIGGSYLVVLEPTAVGQGVAAASEVTANVAAKAQGLTGQYGTTLSRTFGSALNGFSIKADEGAAKRLAADPRVAYVVQNKTIKISETQDNPPSWGLDRVDQADLPLDDKYTYPTKADNVTAYVIDTGVRGSHATFGDRAAGGKDFVDNDDTPDDEHGHGTHVAGTIGGTEYGLAKGVKIVGVRVLDANGSGTTEGVVAGVDWVAANAKGPSVANMSLGGGADDALDAAVKGAIDKGVTFALAAGNESSDAGTTSPARVKEAITVAASDKTDRQASFSNYGPVVDLYAPGVDITSSWASGDDAENTISGTSMAAPHVAGAAALYLSAHPDATPAQVAEGLVAAAADGKIGNPTGGTANKLLQVG